Proteins encoded together in one Electrophorus electricus isolate fEleEle1 chromosome 9, fEleEle1.pri, whole genome shotgun sequence window:
- the patl1 gene encoding protein PAT1 homolog 1 isoform X2, whose protein sequence is MFRFQSFDDDCTLEEEGLVEEEDEIDQFNDDTFGAGAIDDDWQEEHARLAELDERGRDGLLGVADGSSSTACPPPVENVPLPSSLPPPSSSSPPPPALEEKAGGDLVESLARLILDSDPAIAGVGAPEPDRTRLPAVPPSQTLHPALIGMPPSLLSYQQQQHLLHRGTAPLQKMSSHSIWDSSVGFGPVSVTPGLVTHMEDSPLLSIIKEVGLPKRTPPVSREEGRDLSERVPPPRSSSPVIGSPPVRAVPIGTPPKQPMGHAINQQIPHPVAVHVRAPVQHRYPPPFPERLSPNTLLNIANSPLCRPPFPAGVGPVLSQIQRAQLLNSQVGPFSRGPGPAPPMLAGSGAGFRPFFGQPPPRVGPHVPHVPPPNHTPIRHNTTHLHPQHRRMLTQRMQSRGERSGVRVSGDRRSRDPYSNLMTQKEKDWVARIQMMQLQSTDPYLDDYYYQNYYEKMEKRQEQDRDRSRKEHTTKLITPQVAKVEHTYRPVQFAGSLGKLTVSSVNNPRKMIDAVVTTRTDDEEKREKQVWNKRRQILYTVEKMYTLLLEVQDFEKKFLQTPEEQREALLELHKTHTLQLYSSLREKEWDNRVSDEQCLMIMSVRKGKRLISRLLPFLPSPQAAAVVMGIARNLPALAKKDKQDQVLCWLVEPVAVVIQSMSSSALTDLLQELQGSEGQFPRVLQNKFGVTLLYLILSEGERMQSSDPKCQLMDDNRWTELVFSVTRELLKVPSSSLSPPLFTPPNLLSLFSRYVDRQRLELLQEKLQI, encoded by the exons ATGTTCCGTTTTCag TCCTTTGATGATGACTGCaccctggaggaggaggggctggtagaggaggaagatgaaatCGATCAGTTTAACGATGATACTTTTGGGGCTGGAGCGATCG ATGATGACTGGCAGGAGGAGCATGCTCGGCTGGCAGAGCTGGACGAGCGAGGGCGTGACGGGCTGCTGGGCGTGGCTGATGGCTCCTCTTCCACTGCCTGCCCCCCTCCGGTGGAAAACGTTCCTCTCCCTTCCTCGCTCCCCCCGCCCTCTTCTTCCTCGCCTCCTCCACCAGCTTTAGAGGAGAAGGCTGGCGGCGATCTGGTGGAGTCGCTGGCTCGCCTAATTCTGGACTCTGATCCTGCGATTGCTGGAGTGGGCGCTCCTGAGCCAGACAGGACTCGCCTCCCTGCAGTGCCTCCCAGTCAGACGCTGCACCCAGCATTGATTGGCATGCCCCCCTCGCTGCTAAGCTACCAGCAACAGCAACATCTGCTGCATAGAGGGACAGCACCACTACAGAAG ATGAGTTCTCACAGTATTTGGGACAGCAGTGTAGGCTTTGGTCCTGTTAGTGTTACCCCTGGACTGGTTACTCACATGGAG GACTCTCCTCTGCTATCCATTATCAAAGAGGTAGGGCTTCCAAAACGGACACCTCCAGTCAGCAGGGAGGAGGGCCGGGACTTGTCTGAAAGAGTTCCACCTCCTCGTTCCTCCTCACCTGTTATTGGAAGTCCACCTGTAAGGGCGGTACCCATTGGAACCCCTCCCAAACAGCCCATGGGCCATGCCATAAATCAGCAG ATCCCCCATCCTGTTGCTGTGCATGTGAGGGCTCCTGTACAGCACCGTTACCCCCCTCCTTTCCCTGAACGCCTCTCCCCCAACACTCTCCTCAACATCGCT AACTCTCCGCTGTGTCGTCCTCCATTTCCTGCTGGTGTTGGGCCAGTTCTGTCTCAGATACAGAGAGCCCAGTTGCTCAACTCTCAG GTGGGTCCTTTCTCGAGAGGTCCTGGTCCGGCACCCCCGATGTTGGCAGGCAGTGGTGCGGGTTTTAGGCCATTTTTTGGGCAGCCTCCCCCTAGAGTGGGCCCCCATGTGCCACATGTCCCACCTCCTAACCACACCCCCATTCGCCACAACACAACCCATCTCCACCCTCAGCACCGCAGGATGCTTACCCAGAGGATGCAGAGCcgagg GGAACGTAGTGGGGTCAGAGTGTCAGGGGACAGGAGAAGCAGAGACCCCTACAGTAACCTTATGACTCAGAAAGAGAAGGACTGGGTGGCTCGCATTCAAATGATGCAACTGCAGAGCACAGACCCTTACCTGGATGACTATTActaccag aattattATGAGAAGATGGAGAAACGTCAAGAGCAGGACCGAGACCGCAGCAGGAAAGAGCACACCACCAAACTCATCACCCCTCAGGTGGCCAAAGTAGAGCACACCTACCGACCAG TCCAGTTTGCTGGTTCCCTGGGTAAACTCACCGTCTCCAGTGTGAACAACCCTAGGAAAATGATTGATGCAGTGGTTACTACTCGCACTGATGATGAG gagaagagggagaaacaggtGTGGAACAAGAGACGACAAATCCTTTACACTGTGGAGAAG ATGTACACTCTGCTACTAGAGGTGCAGGACTTTGAGAAGAAATTCCTACAGACccctgaggagcagagagaggcacTACTAGAGCTACACAAGACCCACACGCTGCAGCTCTACAGCTCACTGCGGGAGAAAGAGTGGGACAACCG agtAAGTGATGAGCAGTGTCTGATGATTATGTCGGTGCGTAAGGGGAAACGGCTCATCTCTAGGCTCCTCCCCTTCTTGCCGTCACCCcaagctgctgctgttgtcatgGGAATTGCGCGTAACCTTCCAGCCTTGGCCAAGAAGGACAAGCAAGATCAG GTCCTTTGCTGGTTGGTGGAGCCGGTCGCTGTAGTAATCCAATCCATGTCTAGCTCTGCCCTCACTGATCTACTGCAAGAGCTACAGGGCAGCGAGGGCCAGTTTCCCCGCGTGCTGCAAAATAAG TTTGGTGTGACGCTGCTTTACCTGATCCTGAGTGAGGGGGAAAGAATGCAGAGCTCTGATCCCAAATGCCAGCTCATGGATGACAATCGCTG GACAGAGTTGGTGTTTTCGGTGACGAGGGAGCTGTTGAAGGTCCCGTCCTCCTCGCTTTCGCCTCCTCTCTTCACTCCTCCCAATCTTCTGTCCCTCTTCTCTCGATATGTGGACCGGCAGAGACTAGAGCTGCTACAAGAGAAGCTACA AATATAG
- the patl1 gene encoding protein PAT1 homolog 1 isoform X1 — translation MFRFQSFDDDCTLEEEGLVEEEDEIDQFNDDTFGAGAIDDDWQEEHARLAELDERGRDGLLGVADGSSSTACPPPVENVPLPSSLPPPSSSSPPPPALEEKAGGDLVESLARLILDSDPAIAGVGAPEPDRTRLPAVPPSQTLHPALIGMPPSLLSYQQQQHLLHRGTAPLQKMSSHSIWDSSVGFGPVSVTPGLVTHMEDSPLLSIIKEVGLPKRTPPVSREEGRDLSERVPPPRSSSPVIGSPPVRAVPIGTPPKQPMGHAINQQIPHPVAVHVRAPVQHRYPPPFPERLSPNTLLNIANSPLCRPPFPAGVGPVLSQIQRAQLLNSQVGPFSRGPGPAPPMLAGSGAGFRPFFGQPPPRVGPHVPHVPPPNHTPIRHNTTHLHPQHRRMLTQRMQSRGERSGVRVSGDRRSRDPYSNLMTQKEKDWVARIQMMQLQSTDPYLDDYYYQNYYEKMEKRQEQDRDRSRKEHTTKLITPQVAKVEHTYRPVQFAGSLGKLTVSSVNNPRKMIDAVVTTRTDDEEKREKQVWNKRRQILYTVEKMYTLLLEVQDFEKKFLQTPEEQREALLELHKTHTLQLYSSLREKEWDNRVSDEQCLMIMSVRKGKRLISRLLPFLPSPQAAAVVMGIARNLPALAKKDKQDQVLCWLVEPVAVVIQSMSSSALTDLLQELQGSEGQFPRVLQNKFGVTLLYLILSEGERMQSSDPKCQLMDDNRWTELVFSVTRELLKVPSSSLSPPLFTPPNLLSLFSRYVDRQRLELLQEKLQITALSR, via the exons ATGTTCCGTTTTCag TCCTTTGATGATGACTGCaccctggaggaggaggggctggtagaggaggaagatgaaatCGATCAGTTTAACGATGATACTTTTGGGGCTGGAGCGATCG ATGATGACTGGCAGGAGGAGCATGCTCGGCTGGCAGAGCTGGACGAGCGAGGGCGTGACGGGCTGCTGGGCGTGGCTGATGGCTCCTCTTCCACTGCCTGCCCCCCTCCGGTGGAAAACGTTCCTCTCCCTTCCTCGCTCCCCCCGCCCTCTTCTTCCTCGCCTCCTCCACCAGCTTTAGAGGAGAAGGCTGGCGGCGATCTGGTGGAGTCGCTGGCTCGCCTAATTCTGGACTCTGATCCTGCGATTGCTGGAGTGGGCGCTCCTGAGCCAGACAGGACTCGCCTCCCTGCAGTGCCTCCCAGTCAGACGCTGCACCCAGCATTGATTGGCATGCCCCCCTCGCTGCTAAGCTACCAGCAACAGCAACATCTGCTGCATAGAGGGACAGCACCACTACAGAAG ATGAGTTCTCACAGTATTTGGGACAGCAGTGTAGGCTTTGGTCCTGTTAGTGTTACCCCTGGACTGGTTACTCACATGGAG GACTCTCCTCTGCTATCCATTATCAAAGAGGTAGGGCTTCCAAAACGGACACCTCCAGTCAGCAGGGAGGAGGGCCGGGACTTGTCTGAAAGAGTTCCACCTCCTCGTTCCTCCTCACCTGTTATTGGAAGTCCACCTGTAAGGGCGGTACCCATTGGAACCCCTCCCAAACAGCCCATGGGCCATGCCATAAATCAGCAG ATCCCCCATCCTGTTGCTGTGCATGTGAGGGCTCCTGTACAGCACCGTTACCCCCCTCCTTTCCCTGAACGCCTCTCCCCCAACACTCTCCTCAACATCGCT AACTCTCCGCTGTGTCGTCCTCCATTTCCTGCTGGTGTTGGGCCAGTTCTGTCTCAGATACAGAGAGCCCAGTTGCTCAACTCTCAG GTGGGTCCTTTCTCGAGAGGTCCTGGTCCGGCACCCCCGATGTTGGCAGGCAGTGGTGCGGGTTTTAGGCCATTTTTTGGGCAGCCTCCCCCTAGAGTGGGCCCCCATGTGCCACATGTCCCACCTCCTAACCACACCCCCATTCGCCACAACACAACCCATCTCCACCCTCAGCACCGCAGGATGCTTACCCAGAGGATGCAGAGCcgagg GGAACGTAGTGGGGTCAGAGTGTCAGGGGACAGGAGAAGCAGAGACCCCTACAGTAACCTTATGACTCAGAAAGAGAAGGACTGGGTGGCTCGCATTCAAATGATGCAACTGCAGAGCACAGACCCTTACCTGGATGACTATTActaccag aattattATGAGAAGATGGAGAAACGTCAAGAGCAGGACCGAGACCGCAGCAGGAAAGAGCACACCACCAAACTCATCACCCCTCAGGTGGCCAAAGTAGAGCACACCTACCGACCAG TCCAGTTTGCTGGTTCCCTGGGTAAACTCACCGTCTCCAGTGTGAACAACCCTAGGAAAATGATTGATGCAGTGGTTACTACTCGCACTGATGATGAG gagaagagggagaaacaggtGTGGAACAAGAGACGACAAATCCTTTACACTGTGGAGAAG ATGTACACTCTGCTACTAGAGGTGCAGGACTTTGAGAAGAAATTCCTACAGACccctgaggagcagagagaggcacTACTAGAGCTACACAAGACCCACACGCTGCAGCTCTACAGCTCACTGCGGGAGAAAGAGTGGGACAACCG agtAAGTGATGAGCAGTGTCTGATGATTATGTCGGTGCGTAAGGGGAAACGGCTCATCTCTAGGCTCCTCCCCTTCTTGCCGTCACCCcaagctgctgctgttgtcatgGGAATTGCGCGTAACCTTCCAGCCTTGGCCAAGAAGGACAAGCAAGATCAG GTCCTTTGCTGGTTGGTGGAGCCGGTCGCTGTAGTAATCCAATCCATGTCTAGCTCTGCCCTCACTGATCTACTGCAAGAGCTACAGGGCAGCGAGGGCCAGTTTCCCCGCGTGCTGCAAAATAAG TTTGGTGTGACGCTGCTTTACCTGATCCTGAGTGAGGGGGAAAGAATGCAGAGCTCTGATCCCAAATGCCAGCTCATGGATGACAATCGCTG GACAGAGTTGGTGTTTTCGGTGACGAGGGAGCTGTTGAAGGTCCCGTCCTCCTCGCTTTCGCCTCCTCTCTTCACTCCTCCCAATCTTCTGTCCCTCTTCTCTCGATATGTGGACCGGCAGAGACTAGAGCTGCTACAAGAGAAGCTACA GATCACTGCCTTGTCCAGGTAG